Proteins encoded together in one Oxalobacteraceae sp. CFBP 8761 window:
- the prfB gene encoding peptide chain release factor 2 (programmed frameshift), giving the protein MEAERINAISALLNDLTGREAELRRYLDFDKKSEKLEQVNQELEDPAIWNDQKRAQEMGKEKKALEGVVLTLEKAKADLADALDLFQMAREEGDEDTMEAVAGDVEAIQKIIEAMEFRRMFSNPMDHASCFIDIQAGAGGTEAQDWASMLLRQYLRYCERKGFKAEILEQSDGEVAGIKTATIKVDGEYAYGHLRTETGVHRLVRKSPFDSANGRHTSFTSLFVYPEVDDSIEIEINPADVRIDTYRASGAGGQHINKTDSAVRLTHGPSGIVVQCQNDRSQHRNKAEAWDMLRAKLYELELRNRMSEQQKLEDSKTDVGWGHQIRSYVLDQSRIKDLRTGFETGNTKNVLDGDLDDFISASLKQNV; this is encoded by the exons ATGGAAGCCGAACGCATCAACGCCATTTCCGCCCTGCTGAACGACCTGACGGGTCGTGAGGCCGAACTTCGGAGGTATCTT GACTTCGATAAGAAGTCAGAGAAACTAGAACAGGTCAACCAGGAGCTGGAAGACCCGGCGATCTGGAATGACCAGAAGCGCGCCCAGGAAATGGGCAAAGAAAAGAAGGCGCTCGAGGGCGTCGTGCTGACACTCGAAAAAGCCAAGGCCGATCTCGCCGACGCCCTGGACCTGTTCCAGATGGCGCGCGAAGAAGGCGACGAAGACACGATGGAAGCCGTCGCGGGCGACGTCGAGGCGATCCAGAAGATCATCGAGGCCATGGAATTCCGCCGGATGTTCTCCAATCCGATGGACCACGCCAGCTGCTTCATCGACATCCAGGCCGGCGCCGGCGGCACCGAGGCGCAGGACTGGGCCTCGATGCTGCTGCGTCAATACCTGCGCTACTGCGAACGCAAGGGCTTCAAGGCCGAGATCCTCGAGCAGTCCGACGGTGAAGTCGCGGGCATCAAGACCGCCACCATCAAGGTCGACGGCGAATACGCGTATGGCCACCTTCGCACCGAAACGGGCGTGCACCGCCTCGTGCGCAAGTCGCCGTTCGACTCGGCCAACGGTCGCCACACGTCGTTCACCTCGCTGTTCGTGTACCCCGAAGTCGACGATTCGATCGAGATCGAAATCAATCCGGCCGACGTGCGCATCGATACCTACCGCGCGTCCGGCGCCGGTGGTCAGCACATCAACAAGACCGACTCCGCAGTGCGCCTGACGCACGGCCCGTCGGGCATCGTGGTCCAGTGCCAGAACGACCGCTCGCAGCACCGCAACAAGGCCGAAGCCTGGGACATGCTGCGCGCCAAGCTGTACGAACTCGAACTGCGCAACCGCATGAGCGAGCAGCAGAAGCTCGAAGACTCCAAGACCGACGTCGGCTGGGGCCACCAGATCCGTTCTTACGTGCTGGACCAGTCGCGCATCAAGGATTTGCGTACTGGCTTCGAGACCGGCAACACCAAGAACGTCCTCGACGGCGATCTTGATGATTTCATCTCGGCGTCCCTGAAGCAAAACGTATAA
- a CDS encoding bifunctional 2',3'-cyclic-nucleotide 2'-phosphodiesterase/3'-nucleotidase translates to MNRSLRYQIGTALVTTFAPLLFNAPAYAAKAPAGATAVLAVLETSDLHANVVGYDYYKLAAEPSIGVDRTATLIRQARKEFANTLLLDNGDTIQGTAFADYQALVKPPACNEVLGIYKIMNALGYEGGTVGNHEFNYGLPFLNRITGSQFQVKGVDKGPRCAGPAFPIVLANVNSLQTKAPLFAPYRIIDKKITARGPDGKPVETLVKVGIIGFTPPDIMAWDKRWLEGRVVTAGVRETAEKYIPEMRKKGAQLIVALSHGGLDDSPYSPAMENANWHLAKVPGIDVMLMGHAHQLFPNADSTVPQFNLPGVDKVRGLVHGVPTVMPSQWGKHLGVVQLHLTYDGKTWAVDKDKTAVQARATQTGPKTFVEPDAEVAALVRAEHEATIAYVKTPVGRSAFRMTSYFADVGDPSALEVVNRAQAEYVSNYVKTNLPQYAGVPVLSVSAPFKAGFPSVTDYTDVPAGDLALNNAADLYLFPNSLYAVKVDGAGLKAWLETAAQRFNTIDPAVAAPQELVNTRFPSFNFDTITSKDVSYEIDVTRKPGERIVNLTYLGKPVAPAQAFLVATNNYRASGGGGFPGLDGSNVVIASPDNNRDILIAHIRAAKELTRASHGAARSWRFARVETKGQVVFHSAPGLEGLAREAGLGNVSQVKADDGSGKGTALYAVELSK, encoded by the coding sequence ATGAACCGCTCCCTGCGTTATCAGATCGGCACCGCGCTCGTCACCACCTTCGCTCCATTGCTGTTCAATGCTCCTGCCTATGCGGCCAAAGCGCCCGCCGGCGCCACCGCCGTCCTGGCCGTGCTGGAAACGTCCGACCTGCACGCCAACGTCGTCGGCTACGACTATTACAAGCTGGCTGCCGAGCCCTCGATCGGCGTCGATCGCACCGCCACGCTGATCCGGCAGGCGCGCAAGGAATTCGCCAACACGCTGTTGCTCGACAACGGCGACACGATCCAGGGCACGGCGTTCGCCGACTACCAGGCACTGGTCAAACCGCCCGCTTGCAACGAGGTGCTGGGCATCTACAAGATCATGAATGCGCTGGGCTATGAAGGCGGCACGGTTGGCAACCACGAATTCAACTACGGACTGCCGTTCCTGAACCGGATCACGGGCAGCCAGTTCCAGGTCAAGGGCGTCGACAAGGGCCCGCGCTGCGCCGGTCCGGCGTTCCCGATCGTGCTGGCCAACGTGAACAGCCTGCAAACAAAAGCGCCGCTGTTTGCGCCATACCGGATCATCGACAAGAAGATCACGGCGCGCGGCCCCGATGGCAAGCCGGTCGAAACGCTGGTAAAGGTCGGCATCATCGGCTTCACGCCGCCTGACATCATGGCGTGGGACAAGCGCTGGCTGGAAGGCCGCGTGGTCACCGCCGGCGTGCGCGAAACGGCGGAAAAATACATCCCCGAGATGCGCAAGAAAGGCGCGCAGCTGATCGTGGCGCTGTCGCACGGTGGCCTGGACGACAGCCCGTATTCGCCGGCCATGGAAAACGCCAACTGGCATCTGGCCAAGGTGCCGGGCATCGACGTCATGCTGATGGGGCACGCGCACCAGCTGTTCCCGAATGCCGACAGCACGGTCCCGCAATTTAACCTGCCGGGCGTGGACAAGGTGCGAGGGCTGGTGCACGGCGTGCCGACCGTGATGCCGAGCCAGTGGGGCAAGCACCTGGGCGTGGTCCAGCTGCACCTGACCTATGACGGCAAGACCTGGGCGGTCGACAAGGACAAGACCGCCGTGCAGGCACGCGCCACGCAAACGGGACCCAAGACCTTTGTCGAACCGGATGCTGAAGTAGCCGCCCTGGTGCGCGCCGAGCACGAGGCGACGATCGCGTACGTGAAAACGCCGGTGGGGCGCTCGGCGTTTCGCATGACGAGTTATTTCGCTGACGTGGGCGACCCGTCGGCGCTTGAAGTCGTCAACCGCGCGCAGGCCGAGTACGTGAGCAACTACGTCAAGACCAACCTGCCGCAGTACGCCGGCGTGCCGGTGCTGTCGGTGTCGGCGCCGTTCAAGGCGGGGTTTCCGAGCGTGACGGATTACACCGACGTGCCGGCCGGCGACCTGGCGCTGAACAACGCGGCCGACCTGTACCTGTTCCCGAACTCGCTGTATGCGGTGAAGGTCGATGGCGCAGGTCTGAAGGCGTGGCTGGAGACGGCGGCGCAGCGTTTCAACACGATCGACCCGGCGGTAGCCGCGCCGCAGGAGCTGGTCAACACGCGCTTCCCGAGTTTTAACTTCGACACGATCACGTCAAAGGATGTCAGCTACGAGATCGACGTGACCAGGAAGCCGGGCGAGCGCATTGTGAACCTGACGTATCTGGGTAAACCGGTGGCGCCGGCGCAGGCGTTCCTGGTTGCGACCAACAACTACCGCGCCAGTGGCGGTGGCGGCTTCCCGGGACTCGATGGCAGCAATGTCGTCATCGCGTCGCCCGACAATAACCGCGACATCCTGATCGCGCACATCCGCGCAGCGAAAGAACTGACGCGCGCGTCGCATGGCGCGGCGCGCAGCTGGCGGTTTGCACGGGTCGAGACGAAGGGGCAGGTGGTATTCCATTCGGCGCCAGGCCTGGAAGGGCTGGCACGCGAAGCGGGGCTCGGCAATGTCAGCCAGGTAAAGGCCGACGATGGCAGCGGCAAGGGGACGGCGTTGTACGCGGTTGAGCTGTCGAAGTAA
- a CDS encoding oligopeptide transporter, OPT family, whose amino-acid sequence MPPDSSFKPYIPAHAQLAEMTPRALIMGVILGMIFGASSLYLVLKVGLTVSASIPVAVIAITLFGVARQLGARESTILENSIAQTAGSAGESLAFGLGVTMPAILILGFDLEISRVLLVGVLGGLLGILMMIPLRRTLIVDQHRELKYPEGTACAEVLKAAATDVSRDAAGEVRIAGSDAVRIAKRRALLIFGGFGIGILYKTLSVSFKGWRDTVNFEFGAPLKTGSIGAEISPELVGVGYIIGPRIAFTMAAGGVLASLMLVPMIKFFGELASTPLSPGTIPIRDMTGDDIRSAYILYIGAGAVATGGLISLARSLPTIWNGLRGGLAGMKNGSSADASLRTDRDIPMKWVVIGCLAIVAVISLAAPLHMNVLGAVLILVFGFLFATVSSRLVGEIGSSSNPISGMAVATLLFTCLIFLLMGWTGGQYYVTALSVGAIVCIAASNAGTTSQDLKTGYLVGSTPRMQQYAILCGAFASALILGPVLLKLNDAGTVYVPAAQVAPGLTVDASKLTDTGTLHGPQADTDKNTYKVWHKTDTVGGPAGKYFVDNAGKAVYLVDPGINGHHKTRPDGTEVKKYDAPKAVLMSYIIKGILDRELPWTLVLFGVMIAIVLEMAGIASLAFSVGVYLPLVATLPIAIGGTVRWLADRRNNKLPQNVGLNEEERQAANDRSSGVLLASGYIAGGALAGIIIAITAGVLTDFDAAAARWAEAYNPFFAGDSANVLSMLPYAVIVGLLFWVAREKPVK is encoded by the coding sequence ATGCCGCCCGATTCAAGTTTTAAACCCTATATTCCCGCTCATGCCCAACTGGCCGAAATGACGCCGCGCGCTCTGATCATGGGCGTCATCCTCGGCATGATCTTCGGCGCGTCGTCGCTCTATCTGGTGCTCAAGGTCGGGCTGACCGTCAGCGCGTCGATCCCGGTGGCGGTCATCGCCATCACGCTGTTCGGCGTGGCCAGGCAGCTCGGCGCGCGCGAATCGACGATCCTGGAAAACAGCATCGCGCAGACGGCCGGTTCGGCCGGCGAATCGCTGGCCTTCGGCCTGGGCGTGACCATGCCGGCGATCCTGATCCTGGGCTTCGACCTGGAAATCTCGCGCGTGCTGCTGGTGGGCGTGCTCGGCGGCCTGCTGGGCATCCTGATGATGATTCCGCTGCGCCGCACGCTGATCGTCGATCAGCACCGCGAACTGAAATACCCGGAAGGCACGGCCTGCGCCGAAGTGCTCAAGGCTGCGGCCACCGACGTCTCGCGCGACGCGGCAGGCGAAGTACGCATTGCCGGCAGCGACGCAGTCCGCATCGCCAAGCGCCGCGCGCTGTTGATCTTCGGCGGCTTTGGCATCGGCATCCTGTACAAGACGCTCAGCGTGTCGTTCAAGGGCTGGCGCGACACGGTCAACTTCGAGTTCGGCGCGCCGCTCAAGACCGGCAGCATCGGCGCCGAGATCTCTCCCGAGCTGGTGGGCGTGGGCTACATCATCGGGCCGCGCATCGCCTTCACGATGGCGGCCGGCGGCGTGCTGGCGTCGCTGATGCTGGTCCCGATGATCAAGTTCTTCGGCGAGCTGGCCAGCACGCCGCTCTCGCCCGGCACGATCCCGATCCGCGACATGACGGGCGACGATATCCGTAGCGCCTATATTCTCTACATCGGCGCCGGCGCCGTCGCCACGGGCGGCCTGATCTCGCTGGCGCGCTCGCTGCCGACGATCTGGAATGGCTTGCGCGGCGGCCTGGCGGGCATGAAGAATGGCAGCAGCGCCGATGCGTCGCTGCGCACCGACCGCGACATCCCGATGAAGTGGGTCGTCATCGGTTGCCTCGCGATTGTCGCCGTGATTTCGCTGGCCGCGCCGCTGCACATGAACGTGCTCGGTGCGGTGCTGATCCTGGTATTCGGCTTTCTGTTCGCGACCGTGTCGTCGCGGCTGGTCGGCGAGATCGGGTCGTCGTCCAATCCCATTTCGGGGATGGCCGTGGCCACGCTGCTGTTTACCTGCCTGATCTTCCTGCTGATGGGCTGGACGGGCGGCCAGTACTATGTGACCGCGCTGTCGGTCGGCGCCATCGTCTGCATCGCCGCCAGCAATGCCGGCACGACGTCGCAGGATCTGAAGACCGGCTACCTGGTCGGCTCCACGCCGCGCATGCAGCAGTACGCGATCCTGTGCGGCGCGTTTGCATCGGCGCTGATCCTGGGGCCGGTGCTGCTCAAGCTGAACGACGCGGGCACCGTCTACGTGCCGGCAGCGCAGGTGGCGCCTGGCTTGACGGTCGATGCGTCGAAGCTGACCGACACCGGCACGCTGCATGGTCCGCAAGCCGACACGGACAAGAACACCTATAAGGTCTGGCACAAGACCGACACGGTCGGCGGCCCGGCCGGCAAGTACTTCGTCGACAACGCAGGCAAGGCCGTGTACCTGGTCGACCCGGGCATCAACGGCCACCACAAGACGCGGCCCGACGGCACCGAAGTGAAGAAATACGATGCGCCGAAAGCGGTGCTGATGTCGTACATCATCAAGGGCATCCTGGACCGCGAGCTGCCGTGGACGCTCGTGCTGTTTGGCGTGATGATCGCGATCGTGCTGGAAATGGCGGGGATCGCATCGCTGGCGTTTTCGGTGGGCGTCTACCTGCCGCTGGTGGCGACGCTGCCGATCGCCATTGGCGGCACGGTGCGCTGGCTGGCAGACCGCCGCAACAACAAGCTGCCGCAGAATGTGGGCCTGAACGAAGAAGAACGCCAGGCAGCAAACGACCGCAGCTCGGGCGTGCTGCTGGCATCGGGCTATATCGCTGGCGGCGCGCTGGCCGGGATCATCATCGCGATCACGGCGGGCGTGCTGACCGACTTCGACGCCGCCGCGGCGCGCTGGGCCGAAGCCTACAACCCGTTCTTCGCCGGCGACAGCGCCAACGTGCTGAGCATGCTGCCATATGCGGTAATCGTCGGCCTGCTGTTCTGGGTGGCGCGTGAAAAGCCAGTGAAGTAG
- a CDS encoding MFS transporter, whose translation MSGAATTPARGPLPEFKQIMGHPAPLWMLFMTEFWERFAFYGIRWALVLYIVGQFYAGDAAGQASANLTYGSYLALVYAGAVFGGYVADRVIGYQRSILVGAIFMAAGLFMISIPNQDVFKLGLATIIVGNGMFKPNISAMVGQLYALNDTRRDSGFTIFYMGINVGAFFAPILTQLLAEKVFGTAAMPAYKIVFLASGIGMLISLVWFFIGRKTLQGIGAPVGELASPKRLAVVIVGSLIVIPIVYMLLQAGAANLQILLTVLFIGLAAMLIIEGIREGKVARDKTWAMMIIFFFNVLFWCFFEQAGSSFTFLADNIVDRDLNGWTFPVAWFQSVNSVAIIVFAPIIAAVWVWLGKRNANPSIPRKFGLGLIFNGIAFGLLVYALSQLIDGNGKIPFWTLFAVYVIQSVGELCLSPIGLSMVTKLAPTRLVGLGMGGWFLSTGIGNNLSGIFASHVSGETGMTVASALDGYNFGLLSLLGGGILLVLLAPVIQKLMHGVK comes from the coding sequence ATGAGCGGTGCAGCTACTACCCCAGCTCGGGGACCTCTTCCAGAGTTCAAGCAGATCATGGGCCATCCAGCACCGCTGTGGATGCTGTTCATGACGGAATTCTGGGAGCGCTTCGCTTTTTATGGCATTCGTTGGGCACTCGTCCTCTACATCGTCGGCCAGTTCTATGCCGGCGACGCGGCTGGCCAGGCCAGTGCCAACCTCACCTACGGTTCCTACCTCGCGCTGGTGTATGCCGGCGCCGTCTTCGGCGGCTATGTGGCCGACCGCGTCATCGGTTATCAACGCTCGATCCTGGTCGGCGCCATCTTCATGGCAGCCGGCCTGTTCATGATTTCGATTCCGAACCAGGACGTGTTCAAGCTGGGCCTGGCGACCATCATCGTCGGTAACGGCATGTTCAAACCGAACATCTCGGCCATGGTTGGCCAGCTGTACGCGCTGAACGACACCCGTCGCGATTCCGGCTTCACCATCTTCTACATGGGCATCAACGTCGGCGCATTCTTTGCACCGATCCTGACCCAGCTGCTGGCTGAAAAAGTGTTCGGCACCGCCGCCATGCCAGCGTACAAGATCGTGTTCCTGGCCTCGGGCATCGGCATGCTGATCTCGCTGGTCTGGTTCTTCATCGGCCGCAAGACGCTCCAGGGCATCGGCGCACCGGTCGGCGAACTGGCCAGCCCAAAGCGCCTGGCCGTCGTCATCGTCGGTTCGCTGATCGTGATCCCGATCGTCTACATGCTGCTGCAAGCAGGCGCCGCCAACCTGCAGATCCTGCTGACGGTCCTGTTCATCGGCCTGGCCGCGATGCTGATCATCGAAGGTATCCGCGAAGGCAAAGTCGCCCGCGACAAGACCTGGGCGATGATGATCATCTTCTTCTTCAACGTCCTGTTCTGGTGCTTCTTCGAGCAGGCCGGCAGCTCGTTCACCTTCCTGGCCGATAACATCGTCGACCGCGACCTGAACGGCTGGACCTTCCCTGTCGCCTGGTTCCAGTCGGTGAACTCGGTGGCCATCATCGTCTTCGCACCGATCATCGCTGCCGTCTGGGTCTGGCTGGGCAAGCGCAACGCCAACCCATCGATCCCGCGCAAATTCGGCCTGGGCCTGATCTTCAACGGTATCGCGTTCGGCCTGCTGGTCTACGCCCTGTCGCAGCTGATCGACGGTAACGGCAAGATCCCGTTCTGGACACTGTTCGCCGTCTACGTGATCCAGTCGGTCGGTGAGCTGTGCCTGTCGCCAATCGGCCTGTCGATGGTCACCAAGCTGGCCCCTACCCGCCTCGTCGGCCTGGGCATGGGCGGCTGGTTCCTGTCGACCGGTATCGGCAACAACCTGTCAGGCATCTTCGCCTCGCACGTCTCGGGTGAAACCGGCATGACGGTGGCATCGGCGCTCGACGGCTACAACTTCGGCCTGCTGTCGCTGCTGGGCGGCGGCATCCTGCTGGTGCTGCTGGCACCGGTGATCCAGAAGCTGATGCACGGCGTGAAGTAA
- a CDS encoding HAD family phosphatase: protein MTTPARALIFDMDGTIVDNMDFHTRAWITFFARRGQTIEPDAFFRDTAGRQGKEILRHYLGAELDDDALAKLNHEKEVLYRELYGPHRRTIDGFDAFIDRAREQGWALAVATSASPGSARFILDEMDLQRKFDAVVVGTVDVPRGKPHPDVFLKAADRCSVLPAHCIVFEDAPLGVEAARRAGMRAVVLTTTLPAEAFAEFDNVIAIVNDFTQLDVEALLSLS, encoded by the coding sequence ATGACGACACCCGCCCGCGCGCTGATCTTCGACATGGATGGCACCATCGTCGACAACATGGACTTCCACACCCGTGCGTGGATCACGTTCTTTGCGCGGCGGGGCCAAACCATCGAGCCCGATGCGTTCTTTCGCGACACGGCCGGCCGCCAGGGCAAGGAAATCCTGCGCCACTATCTGGGCGCAGAGCTGGACGACGACGCACTGGCCAAGCTGAACCACGAAAAGGAAGTGCTGTACCGCGAGCTGTATGGCCCGCACCGGCGCACGATCGACGGCTTCGACGCCTTCATCGACCGCGCACGCGAACAGGGCTGGGCCCTGGCGGTGGCCACGTCGGCGTCGCCAGGCAGCGCCCGTTTCATCCTCGACGAGATGGACCTGCAGCGCAAGTTCGATGCCGTCGTCGTCGGTACCGTGGATGTCCCGCGCGGCAAACCGCACCCTGACGTGTTCCTCAAGGCCGCCGACCGCTGCAGCGTACTGCCAGCGCACTGCATCGTGTTCGAAGATGCGCCGCTGGGCGTGGAAGCCGCGCGCCGCGCGGGCATGCGCGCCGTGGTGCTGACCACCACGCTGCCCGCCGAGGCGTTTGCCGAATTTGATAACGTCATTGCGATCGTCAACGACTTCACGCAGCTGGACGTTGAAGCGCTGCTCTCGCTGTCTTAA
- the lysS gene encoding lysine--tRNA ligase, producing MTTENQEQAPLPGADENKIMAERRVKLAAIREKGVAFPNDFVPQHKAADLVQAYGEKTREELEAEPIPVVLAGRMMLRREAGKKAAFATLQDSSGPSASGRIQIYITLDSAGEAAMDELRSYDLGDILGVEGTLFKTKVDELTVKVSQLRLITKAIRPLPDKFHGLADQETKYRQRYVDLIMNEDTRRTFKARTAAMSSMRRFMEDNGFMEVETPMLHPIPGGAAAKPFVTHHNALDMEMYLRIAPELYLKRLVVGGFDRVFEVNRNFRNEGVSVRHNPEFTMMEFYAAYTDYKWIMNFTEQVIRQAAVDAHGSAVLSYGGRELDLSKPFQRLTIIEAIDKYAPGYTPEQLNDAEFIKTELKKFGVKPFATAGLGALQLALFEETAEAQLWEPTFIVDYPAEVSPLARASDTRAGVTERFELFMVGREIANGFSELNDPEDQAARFLAQVEAKDAGDEEAMFYDADYIRALEYGMPPAGGCGIGIDRLMMLITDSPNIRDVLLFPHLRKED from the coding sequence ATGACCACCGAGAATCAAGAACAGGCACCATTGCCAGGCGCCGACGAAAACAAGATCATGGCCGAGCGCCGCGTCAAGCTGGCGGCGATCCGCGAGAAAGGCGTCGCATTCCCGAACGACTTCGTCCCTCAGCACAAGGCGGCCGACCTGGTCCAGGCGTATGGCGAAAAAACGCGCGAAGAACTCGAAGCCGAGCCGATCCCGGTGGTGCTGGCAGGCCGCATGATGCTGCGCCGCGAAGCAGGCAAGAAAGCGGCGTTCGCCACGCTGCAGGACAGCTCGGGCCCGTCGGCCAGCGGCCGCATCCAGATCTACATCACGCTCGACAGCGCCGGCGAAGCCGCGATGGACGAACTGCGCAGTTATGATTTGGGCGACATTCTGGGCGTCGAAGGCACGCTGTTCAAGACCAAGGTCGACGAACTCACGGTCAAGGTCAGCCAGCTGCGCCTGATCACGAAGGCGATCCGTCCGCTGCCGGACAAGTTCCACGGCCTGGCCGACCAGGAAACGAAGTACCGCCAGCGTTACGTCGACCTGATCATGAACGAAGACACGCGTCGCACGTTCAAGGCGCGCACCGCCGCGATGTCGTCGATGCGCCGCTTCATGGAAGACAACGGCTTCATGGAAGTCGAAACGCCGATGCTGCACCCGATCCCGGGCGGCGCCGCGGCCAAGCCGTTCGTCACGCACCACAATGCGCTGGACATGGAAATGTACCTGCGCATCGCACCGGAGCTGTACCTCAAGCGCCTGGTGGTCGGCGGGTTCGACCGCGTGTTCGAAGTGAACCGCAACTTCCGCAACGAAGGCGTCTCGGTCCGCCACAACCCTGAATTCACGATGATGGAATTCTATGCGGCGTACACCGACTACAAGTGGATCATGAACTTCACCGAACAGGTGATCCGCCAGGCCGCGGTCGACGCGCATGGCAGCGCCGTGCTGTCGTACGGTGGCCGTGAGCTGGACCTGTCCAAGCCGTTCCAGCGCCTGACCATCATCGAGGCGATCGACAAGTACGCGCCGGGCTACACGCCGGAGCAGCTGAACGACGCCGAGTTCATCAAGACCGAACTGAAGAAGTTCGGCGTCAAGCCATTCGCCACCGCCGGCCTGGGCGCGCTGCAACTGGCGCTGTTCGAAGAAACCGCCGAAGCGCAGCTGTGGGAGCCGACCTTCATCGTCGACTACCCGGCCGAAGTCTCGCCACTGGCGCGCGCATCGGACACCCGCGCCGGCGTGACCGAACGCTTCGAGCTGTTCATGGTCGGCCGCGAGATCGCCAACGGCTTCTCGGAGCTGAACGATCCCGAAGACCAGGCAGCGCGCTTCCTGGCGCAGGTCGAGGCCAAGGATGCGGGCGATGAAGAGGCGATGTTCTACGACGCCGACTACATCCGCGCGCTGGAATACGGCATGCCGCCGGCAGGTGGTTGCGGCATCGGCATCGATCGCCTGATGATGCTGATTACCGATTCGCCGAACATCCGCGACGTGCTGCTGTTCCCGCACTTGCGCAAGGAAGACTGA
- a CDS encoding LOG family protein has protein sequence MSPESRQVVDTLISPEGQLEVLSKSEVSKLLDTGRTGLYDVFRKCALAVLNSGSDIDDGKELLERYASFDISILQRERGIKLDIRGAPASAFVDGKMIRGIHEHLFAVLRDIVFVNFDVTDNPKFDLTRTDGITDAVFHILRNANVLQAQRNPNLVVCWGGHSISRIEYNYTKKVGYALGLRELDICTGCGPGAMKGPMKGATIGHSKQRLSGGRYLGISEPGIIAAESPNPIVNDLVIMPDIEKRLEAFVRTGHGIVVFPGGAGTAEEILYILGILLHPDNAEIPFPLIFTGPASSRDYFTQIDAFLALTLGEAAQKRYQIIIDDPDAVAVAMVKGISEVRAFRKAHSDAYYYNWRLKIDHEFQKPFRPTHENMRNLDLHRGIPTHLLAANLRRAFSGVVAGNVKEEGIRAIEQFGKYEIRGEAAIMGPMDALLASFVEQSRMKLPGKAYTPCYTIVQ, from the coding sequence TTGTCCCCCGAAAGCCGGCAGGTCGTCGACACGCTGATTTCGCCGGAAGGCCAGCTCGAAGTGCTGTCCAAATCCGAAGTCAGCAAGCTGCTCGACACCGGCCGCACCGGCCTGTACGACGTGTTTCGCAAATGTGCGCTTGCAGTACTCAATAGCGGCAGCGACATCGACGACGGCAAGGAACTGCTCGAGCGGTACGCGAGCTTCGACATCAGCATCCTGCAGCGCGAGCGCGGCATCAAGCTCGATATCCGCGGCGCGCCGGCCAGCGCGTTCGTCGATGGCAAAATGATCCGCGGGATTCACGAGCACCTGTTCGCCGTACTGCGCGACATCGTGTTCGTCAATTTCGACGTCACCGACAACCCGAAGTTCGACCTGACCCGCACTGACGGCATCACCGATGCCGTATTCCACATCCTGCGCAACGCCAATGTGCTGCAGGCGCAGCGCAATCCCAATCTGGTCGTGTGCTGGGGCGGCCACTCGATTTCGCGCATCGAGTACAACTACACGAAGAAGGTCGGCTACGCGCTCGGCCTGCGCGAACTCGATATCTGCACCGGCTGCGGCCCGGGCGCGATGAAGGGGCCGATGAAAGGTGCCACGATTGGCCATTCGAAGCAGCGCCTGTCGGGCGGTCGTTATCTGGGCATTTCGGAGCCGGGCATCATCGCGGCCGAGTCCCCGAACCCGATCGTCAATGACCTGGTGATCATGCCGGACATCGAAAAGCGCCTCGAAGCCTTCGTGCGCACGGGCCACGGTATCGTGGTGTTCCCGGGCGGTGCGGGCACGGCCGAAGAAATCCTGTACATCCTCGGTATCTTGCTGCATCCCGATAACGCCGAGATCCCGTTCCCGCTGATCTTCACCGGCCCGGCATCGTCGCGCGACTACTTCACGCAGATCGACGCCTTCCTGGCGCTGACGCTGGGCGAGGCGGCGCAGAAGCGCTACCAGATCATCATCGACGATCCGGATGCGGTAGCCGTCGCAATGGTCAAGGGCATCAGCGAAGTGCGGGCCTTCCGCAAGGCGCACAGCGACGCCTACTATTACAACTGGCGCCTGAAGATCGACCACGAATTCCAGAAGCCGTTCCGCCCGACGCACGAGAACATGCGCAACCTCGACCTGCACCGGGGTATCCCGACGCACCTGCTGGCGGCCAATCTGCGCCGGGCATTTTCGGGCGTGGTGGCCGGGAATGTGAAGGAAGAGGGGATCCGCGCGATCGAGCAATTCGGGAAGTACGAGATCCGTGGCGAAGCCGCGATCATGGGGCCGATGGATGCGCTGCTGGCGTCGTTCGTCGAACAAAGCCGCATGAAGTTGCCGGGCAAGGCTTATACGCCTTGCTACACGATCGTGCAGTAA